In Luteimonas sp. MC1750, the following proteins share a genomic window:
- a CDS encoding phosphatase PAP2 family protein — translation MPTPPSPDRLAGDRLLCLRTNAWCARTGVLQVFATVSRLGDGIGWYLLMAAMVLADGVDGLRASAHMAATGALALLLYTTLKRRTRRPRPFAADVRIRAWIAPLDEFSFPSGHTLHAVSFSIVALAHYPQLAWLLLPFTALVALSRVVLGLHWPSDVLAALLIGGGLGALSLRLGLPLLPG, via the coding sequence ATGCCCACGCCGCCCTCGCCTGACCGCCTCGCCGGCGACCGCCTGCTGTGCCTGCGCACCAACGCCTGGTGCGCACGGACCGGCGTGCTGCAGGTCTTCGCCACCGTCAGCCGGCTGGGCGACGGGATCGGCTGGTACCTGCTGATGGCGGCGATGGTGCTGGCCGACGGCGTCGACGGCCTGCGCGCCTCGGCACACATGGCCGCGACCGGCGCGCTGGCCCTGCTGCTGTACACGACGCTCAAGCGCCGGACGCGCCGTCCGCGGCCGTTCGCCGCCGACGTGCGGATCCGCGCCTGGATCGCGCCGCTGGACGAGTTCAGCTTTCCCTCGGGACACACGCTGCATGCGGTGTCCTTCAGCATCGTCGCCCTGGCCCACTATCCGCAGCTGGCCTGGCTGCTGCTGCCGTTCACGGCCCTGGTGGCGCTGTCGCGCGTGGTGCTGGGCCTGCACTGGCCCAGCGACGTGCTGGCGGCGCTCCTCATCGGCGGAGGCCTGGGTGCCCTGTCGCTGCGCCTCGGCCTGCCGCTGCTGCCGGGCTGA